In the Bacteroidota bacterium genome, one interval contains:
- a CDS encoding TerB family tellurite resistance protein has protein sequence MVKREKLYDAFGDLIYSVALADGAIQDVEVEALEKLLIGHNGAKDIRWSFDYNRVKGKTVEETYQAAIEICKENGPDAEYEYLVQVMIEVAKAYMGIVASEQKILDGFVVDLKTKFVEDLKKLDLM, from the coding sequence ATGGTAAAACGAGAAAAACTATACGATGCTTTTGGCGATTTGATTTATTCGGTTGCTCTTGCAGATGGTGCTATTCAGGATGTGGAAGTTGAAGCACTGGAAAAACTATTGATAGGTCATAATGGTGCAAAAGACATTCGATGGTCCTTTGATTACAATCGGGTAAAAGGAAAAACAGTTGAAGAAACCTATCAGGCAGCCATCGAAATTTGTAAAGAAAATGGTCCAGATGCTGAATATGAGTATTTAGTCCAAGTTATGATTGAAGTAGCCAAGGCCTATATGGGTATAGTAGCAAGTGAGCAGAAAATACTAGATGGTTTTGTTGTGGACTTAAAAACTAAATTTGTTGAAGACTTGAAAAAGTTGGATTTGATGTGA
- a CDS encoding 3-methyl-2-oxobutanoate dehydrogenase subunit VorB, with translation MKGNEAIAEAAIRAGADAYFGYPITPQSEVLEYLMYEKPHERTGMVVLQAESEVAAINMVYGGAAAGRKVMTSSSSPGISLKQEGISYMAGAELPCLILNVVRGGPGLGTIQPSQADYFQSVKGGGHGDYKLLVLAPSSVQEMADFAKLGFDLAFKYRNPVLVLGDGIIGQMMEKVELDPQEDRLTHEEVIKKCPWATTGRTADRERNVITSLELDSNKQEQHNIKLQNKYQDMQDNEVRYETFDCEDAEYLIIAYGSSARICQKTVQLAREKGLKVGLFRPITLFPFPIKEIFELSKQVKGILTVEMSAGQMIEDVKLAVECKVQVEHFGRMGGIIPLPDEVLLALEEKIIGG, from the coding sequence ATGAAAGGTAACGAAGCAATTGCAGAAGCTGCTATCAGAGCAGGTGCCGATGCATACTTTGGTTATCCTATTACCCCACAATCTGAGGTTTTAGAGTATTTAATGTACGAAAAACCTCATGAGAGAACTGGAATGGTCGTTCTCCAAGCAGAAAGCGAAGTAGCCGCTATAAACATGGTTTATGGTGGTGCAGCAGCGGGTCGAAAAGTAATGACTTCTTCTTCAAGTCCGGGCATTAGCCTGAAACAAGAAGGAATATCCTACATGGCTGGTGCTGAATTACCTTGTTTGATCTTGAATGTAGTTCGTGGTGGACCAGGTTTAGGAACAATTCAACCTTCTCAGGCAGATTACTTTCAATCTGTAAAAGGTGGTGGACATGGCGATTATAAATTGCTGGTTTTAGCTCCTTCGTCTGTTCAGGAAATGGCTGATTTTGCGAAATTGGGATTTGATCTTGCTTTCAAATACAGAAATCCTGTTTTGGTTCTTGGCGATGGTATTATTGGTCAAATGATGGAGAAAGTAGAACTGGATCCTCAGGAAGATCGGTTAACACATGAAGAAGTAATCAAGAAATGCCCTTGGGCTACAACCGGAAGAACTGCAGATAGAGAAAGAAATGTAATCACTTCGCTTGAACTTGATTCCAACAAGCAGGAACAACATAATATAAAGCTCCAGAATAAGTATCAGGACATGCAAGACAATGAAGTTCGTTACGAAACTTTCGATTGTGAAGATGCTGAATATTTAATAATTGCCTACGGATCATCTGCACGTATTTGTCAAAAGACTGTTCAGTTGGCCAGAGAAAAAGGATTAAAAGTTGGACTTTTTCGTCCTATTACACTCTTTCCATTTCCAATTAAAGAAATATTTGAACTCTCCAAACAAGTTAAAGGTATTTTAACCGTGGAGATGAGTGCCGGACAAATGATAGAGGATGTTAAACTGGCTGTAGAATGCAAAGTACAAGTTGAGCATTTTGGACGTATGGGAGGAATTATTCCTCTTCCAGATGAAGTGCTACTTGCTTTAGAAGAAAAAATTATAGGAGGTTAA
- a CDS encoding 4Fe-4S binding protein, translating to MAKVKGAIVVDIEKCKGCEVCVPVCPTTVIDMAREVNGKGYHYAYMANPEACTGCSNCAIVCPDGVITVYRKKVEV from the coding sequence ATGGCAAAAGTTAAAGGAGCTATAGTTGTTGATATTGAGAAGTGTAAGGGATGCGAGGTATGTGTTCCTGTATGTCCGACCACTGTTATTGATATGGCCAGAGAAGTAAATGGAAAAGGTTATCATTACGCTTACATGGCCAATCCGGAAGCATGCACAGGTTGCTCCAATTGTGCAATTGTTTGTCCAGATGGTGTAATTACAGTTTACAGGAAAAAAGTTGAAGTTTAA
- a CDS encoding RidA family protein, which yields MKKIINIKDAPQPIGPYSQAVLANGMLFISGQIPVDPYSGKLILESIEKQTHQVIANLKNILAEESLGFKDVVKVSIFLADMNDFKTVNEIYASYFNEQPPARETVEVSKLPLNAAIEMSLIAIKQ from the coding sequence ATGAAAAAAATAATAAACATCAAAGATGCACCACAACCAATAGGTCCTTATAGTCAGGCTGTATTAGCCAATGGAATGCTTTTTATTTCAGGTCAGATACCGGTAGATCCCTATAGTGGTAAACTAATCCTTGAATCAATTGAAAAGCAAACGCATCAGGTGATTGCTAACCTCAAAAATATTCTTGCTGAAGAATCTCTAGGTTTTAAGGATGTAGTAAAGGTTTCGATTTTTTTAGCAGACATGAATGATTTCAAAACAGTGAACGAAATTTATGCATCCTATTTTAACGAACAACCACCTGCAAGAGAAACCGTGGAAGTCTCAAAACTCCCTCTGAATGCGGCTATTGAGATGTCCTTAATCGCCATAAAACAATAA
- a CDS encoding ornithine cyclodeaminase family protein — MTLILSRKDVISVLEMKDCMSVVENAFAELANGTAVLPLRNNIKPPGGLALYMPAYLEKMGALACKVVTVYKNNPSKYNLPTTIGKVLLQDPDTGDVICIMDGGYLTAVRTGAASGVATKYLAREEENLTCAIYGAGVQAKMQLWAVAEARKIAKAYVYDLSTESAQAFADEMNEKFDFDVVVGTPEELVQCDIICTATSAPNPIFDGNDVKEGAHINGIGSHTPNARELDTTIVKRSKFVGDSKEACFKEAGDIMIPLADGEITEDAFYAELGEIITAKKKGRLNNAEITLFKSNGLAIQDVATAKLVYDKAVAAGIGIEVEI, encoded by the coding sequence ATGACATTAATTTTAAGCAGAAAAGATGTAATATCGGTATTGGAAATGAAAGATTGTATGAGCGTTGTTGAAAATGCTTTTGCAGAATTGGCTAATGGCACTGCTGTACTGCCTTTAAGAAATAATATTAAACCTCCTGGAGGACTAGCGCTCTATATGCCTGCATATCTAGAAAAGATGGGCGCATTGGCATGTAAAGTAGTTACTGTTTATAAAAATAATCCTTCAAAATATAACTTGCCAACAACCATTGGGAAAGTTTTGCTTCAGGATCCTGACACAGGTGATGTTATTTGCATCATGGATGGGGGATATCTTACCGCAGTAAGAACCGGAGCAGCAAGTGGTGTAGCCACCAAATATTTGGCTAGAGAAGAAGAGAATCTTACATGTGCAATTTATGGAGCTGGTGTTCAGGCAAAAATGCAATTATGGGCAGTTGCTGAAGCTAGAAAAATTGCAAAAGCGTATGTATATGATTTATCAACTGAATCAGCACAGGCCTTTGCTGATGAAATGAATGAAAAATTTGATTTTGATGTAGTTGTTGGAACTCCTGAGGAGTTGGTTCAATGCGACATCATTTGTACAGCAACCTCCGCACCAAATCCTATTTTTGATGGCAATGATGTTAAGGAAGGGGCACATATTAATGGCATTGGAAGTCACACTCCTAATGCCCGAGAACTTGATACGACAATTGTAAAACGTTCAAAGTTTGTAGGTGATTCTAAAGAAGCTTGTTTTAAGGAAGCAGGTGATATTATGATTCCATTAGCAGATGGTGAAATTACGGAGGATGCATTTTATGCAGAATTAGGTGAGATCATTACTGCAAAGAAAAAAGGCAGGTTGAATAATGCTGAAATAACACTTTTTAAATCCAATGGTCTGGCAATCCAGGATGTAGCAACGGCTAAACTTGTTTATGATAAAGCAGTGGCTGCTGGTATTGGGATTGAAGTCGAAATCTAA